A part of Aegilops tauschii subsp. strangulata cultivar AL8/78 chromosome 2, Aet v6.0, whole genome shotgun sequence genomic DNA contains:
- the LOC109784454 gene encoding (+)-borneol dehydrogenase 1 translates to MFLGVQAVLRRNAVPGPAALARFVSHCGYSTASNSQRLAGKVAVITGAASGIGKATAAEFVRNGAKVILTDIQDDLGRAVAAQLGPDAAYARCDVTDEAQVAAAVDLAVARHGRLDIMHNHAGVTGRMVLDSVGSLDLADFDRTMATNARSAVAGIKHAARVMVPRRSGCIICTASTAGVLGGIIAPTYGISKAAVIGAVRAFAGELGRHGVRVNAISPHGIATQFGLGGLAQLFPEASEEELRRMVETGMNEMGGGTVLEVEDIARAAVYLASDEAKYVNGHNLVVDGGCTVWKGANKPAPAQ, encoded by the exons ATGTTCCTAGGGGTGCAGGCCGTCCTCAG GAGAAATGCCGTTCCTGGGCCGGCCGCGCTGGCTCGCTTCGTCAGCCACTGTGGCTACTCCACGGCCTCCAACTCCCAAAGGTTGGCCGGGAAGGTGGCCGTGATCACCGGTGCCGCCAGCGGCATCGGCAAGGCGACCGCCGCGGAGTTCGTCAGGAACGGCGCCAAGGTCATCCTCACCGACATCCAGGACGACCTCggccgcgccgtcgccgcccagCTCGGCCCGGACGCGGCCTACGCCCGCTGCGACGTCACGGACGAGGCGCAGGTCGCTGCGGCCGTCGACCTCGCGGTGGCGCGCCACGGCCGGCTCGACATCATGCACAACCACGCCGGCGTCACCGGGCGGATGGTCCTGGACTCCGTCGGGTCCCTCGACCTCGCCGACTTCGACCGCACCATGGCCACCAACGCCCGGTCCGCCGTCGCCGGGATCAAGCACGCGGCGCGCGTGATGGTGCCGCGCCGGAGCGGGTGCATCATCTGCACGGCGAGCACCGCGGGGGTGCTGGGCGGCATCATCGCGCCCACGTACGGCATCTCCAAGGCCGCCGTCATCGGCGCCGTGCGCGCGTTCGCCGGGGAGCTGGGCCGCCACGGGGTGCGCGTGAACGCCATTTCGCCGCACGGCATAGCCACGCAGTTCGGGCTTGGCGGGCTGGCACAGCTGTTCCCGGAGGCGAGCGAGGAGGAGCTGAGGCGGATGGTGGAGACGGGCATGAACGAGATGGGCGGCGGGACGGTGCTGGAGGTGGAGGACATCGCCAGGGCCGCCGTGTACCTGGCGTCCGACGAGGCCAAGTACGTCAACGGGCACAACCTCGTCGTCGACGGCGGGTGCACGGTGTGGAAGGGGGCCAACAAGCCGGCACCGGCGCAGTAA
- the LOC109784453 gene encoding membrane-associated protein VIPP1, chloroplastic: protein MLLSVRRLPTAPSRPAAHPHISPAPPTLRLRRQHGRVAVAMARTASTAPAMNSHIFSAPLTAKFRLRRQPNVKRYKCNVIRSNLFDRLTRVARSYANAVISSFEDPEKILDQAVLEMNDDLIKMRQATAQVLASQKRLENKCKAAQQADADWYRRAQLALQKGDEELAREALKRRKSYADNASSLKTQLDQQRSVVENLVSNTKLLESKIAEARQKKDTLKARAQSAKTATKVSEMLGNVNTSSALSAFEKMEEKVMTMESQAEALGQLGADDLEGKFAMLETTSVDDDLAQMRKELSGSSLKGELPQGRTATPRDRDIERELNELREKANDY, encoded by the exons ATGCTCCTCTCGGTGCGGCGCCTGCCCACCGCTCCGTCCCGCCCAGCGGCCCACCCGCACATCTCCCCTGCGCCGCCCACCCTCCGGCTCCGGCGACAACACGGTCGAGTGGCGGTGGCGATGGCGAGGACGGCGTCAACGGCGCCTGCG ATGAATTCGCATATCTTCTCGGCCCCCCTCACGGCAAAATTCAGGCTCCGCCGCCAACCAAATGTCAAGAGATATAAGTGCAATGTCATACGGAGTAACCTCTTCGATAGATTAACCAGGGTTGCCAGG TCCTATGCAAATGCAGTTATTAGTTCATTTGAAGACCCCGAGAAGATCCTAGATCAGGCGGTTCTGGAGATGAATGATGATTTAATAAAGATGCGGCAGGCCACTGCACAG GTCTTGGCATCCCAAAAGCGGCTTGAGAACAAGTGCAAAGCGGCTCAACAAGCTGATGCTGACTG GTATCGGAGGGCTCAACTTGCTCTTCAAAAGGGCGATGAGGAGCTTGCACGTGAAGCCCTGAAACGCCGTAAATCATATGCT GACAATGCAAGCTCCTTAAAGACCCAGCTTGATCAGCAGAGGAGTGTTGTTGAAAATCTTGTTTCAAATACCAAG CTTCTTGAGAGCAAAATAGCAGAGGCCAGGCAGAAAAAGGATACCCTAAAAGCCCGTGCTCAATCAGCCAA AACTGCAACAAAAGTGAGTGAAATGTTGGGGAATGTGAATACAAGTAGTGCCCTGTCGGCATTTGAGAAAATGGAGGAAAAAG TTATGACGATGGAATCCCAAGCTGAGGCACTTGGTCAGTTAGGAGCAGATGATCTAGAAGGAAAG TTCGCTATGCTTGAGACTACATCGGTTGATGATGATCTTGCACAAATGAGAAAAGAACTGTCTGGGAGCTCTTTG AAAGGTGAACTTCCTCAAGGTAGAACCGCTACTCCTCGAGACAGGGATATCGAGAGGGAGTTAAATGAGCTGCGGGAGAAGGCCAACGATTATTAG
- the LOC109784452 gene encoding momilactone A synthase — translation MMFPAMRAVLSAARSGAARRAGSSSRFLSGSSDSRRLAGKVAVITGAASGIGKATAAEFVRNGARVVLADVQDELGRAAAADLGGTDTACYTRCDVTDEAQVAAAVDLAVARHGRLDIMFNNAGITGGSYAAAPIESLDMADFDRVMAVNLRGVAAGIKHAARAMAPRGQGCILCTSSTAGALAGSGPHAYSVSKTAVVGMVRSAAAELAARGVRVNAISPYAIATSMGARAVREMLGLPPRNAGDEEEEELVRRVFEEDFNEMGGGVVLRAEDVARAAVFLASDDARYITGHNLMVDGGFSVAKPLNVPAN, via the exons ATGATGTTCCCAGCAATGCGCGCCGTCCTCAG CGCGGCGAGGAGCGGAGCGGCCAGAAGGGCGGGAAGCTCGTCTCGCTTCCTCTCTGGATCCTCCGACTCCCGGAGGCTGGCCGGGAAGGTGGCCGTCATCACCGGCGCGGCGAGCGGCATCGGCAAGGCGACCGCGGCGGAGTTCGTCCGGAACGGCGCCAGGGTCGTCCTCGCCGACGTCCAGGACGAGCTgggccgcgccgcggcggccgaTCTCGGCGGAACGGACACGGCATGCTACACCCGCTGCGACGTGACCGACGAGGCGCAGGTGGCCGCCGCCGTGGACCTCGCCGTCGCGCGGCACGGCCGGCTCGATATCATGTTCAACAACGCCGGGATCACGGGCGGCAGCTACGCGGCCGCCCCGATCGAGTCGCTGGACATGGCCGACTTCGACCGCGTCATGGCCGTCAACCTCCGCGGCGTGGCCGCCGGCATCAAGCACGCGGCGCGCGCCATGGCGCCGCGCGGCCAGGGGTGCATCCTCTGCACCTCCAGCACGGCCGGCGCGCTGGCCGGGTCGGGCCCCCACGCCTACAGCGTCTCCAAGACGGCCGTCGTCGGCATGGTGCGGTCGGCGGCCGCGGAGCTGGCGGCGCGCGGCGTCAGGGTCAACGCCATCTCGCCGTACGCCATCGCCACGTCCATGGGCGCGCGCGCCGTCAGGGAGATGCTGGGGCTTCCGCCGCGGAATgccggcgacgaggaggaggaggagctggtCAGGCGGGTCTTCGAGGAGGACTTCAACGAGATGGGCGGCGGCGTGGTGCTGCGCGCGGAGGACGTCGCGAGGGCGGCGGTGTTCCTGGCGTCCGACGATGCCAGGTACATCACCGGGCATAATCTTATGGTGGACGGCGGGTTCTCCGTGGCGAAGCCGCTCAACGTGCCGGCGAACTGA